Genomic DNA from Coffea arabica cultivar ET-39 chromosome 7e, Coffea Arabica ET-39 HiFi, whole genome shotgun sequence:
tattttctaaaaatatcccaaaatatactctaaaaactctgctacagtaaaatttttcaaaaacacccccaaaaacGGCTAATCCAAACGGATGAATTTTTGTTGTCCAATTTCATTATTTGgcacaagaaacaaaatgttACTCTTCCTTGATCTTATTGTACCTCATTTGACTTTGTGTCTAGACCTGTAATGCTCTGGTTACAAGTTAGAAGTTTGGAAACTTGCATAACACACACATTACAGACTCCCATGTGCTTGCATATACAATTTAACCTGTCTTTTGAAGATAAGCTGATAAAGCTATTCAATTTTAGGTATTGTACAAGGTGGTACAAGATAGAATCACAACGCATCAACGCAATTTGGTGGGATGCTGTATTGGCACCGTTGAAGGATTTGGAGTCACGAGCAACTGGTGGTGTTGTTCACTCGCACCAGGAAGCCTCAACCACAGAGAAAATAGGGACTTTGGAAGGAGCTGATAATCAAATTAAAGATTGCTTACCGGACAGTTTTCTGATGAATGGGaagtcaaaaaaagaaaattgtgagGATTATTCAGTTCAAAAGTCTGTGAATAATTCTTTTTCCGCTACAAGAAGCTCTCTGGAAGATATGGAGTTGGAAACTAGGGCTTTGACTGAACCTCTTCCAACCAATCAGCAGGCATGTCCCAAATATATGTTTTGATTTGCATGATCCAGGTTTGTAGTTATAATAAAGGTTTAGTATTGAGATTTCTTAAATCTTCACCAGGCCTACAGAAATCATCAATTGTATGCCATTGAGAGATGGCTCAACAAGTATCAAATTTTACATCCAAAGGGTCCTATACTGGGATTTTGCTCTGGTCATCCAGTTTACCCCCGAACTTGTGTCCAGACACTTCACACAAAAGAGAGATGGATGCGAGAGGGACTCCAAGTGAAAGCTGATGAACTCCCTGCAAAAGTGTGATTTATCTCGAAGTTTAAGATTGTTTTCGAGTTATTAGAATGCTTGATTGTGTTTATATCCATGTCCTTTTGTTTTCAGACTTTGAAACGTTCTCCGAAGCAAAGCAAAGAGCAAGCTGGTGAAGACGATGAGATTGGTGAGGGGGATCACCTTGCGCTATATGGGAAGTGGCAGACAGAACCACTGTGTCTTCCTCATGCTGTAGGCGGAATTGTTCCCAAGGTTAAAATGCTGTCATCTGGAAGAGGATTAATACAAAGTTCATACTTGGTGAAACATATATTTTGAGAAAGATTGGCCTACAGTCATTACATTATCAAAGAATATATCTTGTTTGGTTTTGTGATTCTCATATGATGTCACTCAGATCATTCTGTATGCGTGTTTGCCATTCTTATGTTCACAACAAATGTTGCTAAGCATTGAAAGGTCAAGtatatatgagaaatttgatttACATAGCAAAGGTAAAATTGTTGTTGAACAAGTAATTCGGCCTCACTAAATGCTATTTCACTTGTGAAGTTCTTCATAGTGGTTGAACTATTATGCATATGTGAATCATTATGCACTCTGAATCAGTTGGTGTTTACCCGATTTTATACGTGATATAAACATTTATTATTGTACGAGGGTCCTTATTCATGTTATTTGTACAGgtccttttctagtttttccGTGTAGATATTTGTATTTTTGGGTGGGGAAATAGGTAGGGGAGAGTGTGGTGTGAGTGATTGTGGATGGAGGAGCTTTTGCTTGCATTCTATTATTTGGTCAATGTACCAGAATGGATAACATTCGAGATAATCCAAGGTCTAGTTCAAGCGAGAAAGATAATACCTAAAAATTTGTATACTATATGTGATATCTGCTATTTGATTGTACAATTGTTGTACTATGTTAGTGAATGACAATTTTTAAGTTAGCTGCACCTCCACAGTATATGGATGATTGTAATAAATATCTGTTTTTCGGTGTTTGACACTTTTTTCTTAATGCACTTTTATGAACATCTGATGACCTCTAAAATCATTTCCAGAATGAGCGTGGTCAAGTGGATGTTTGGTCTGAGAAGTGTCTTCCACCTGGAACCATCCATTTGAGGTTGCCAAGGGTCACACTGGTTGCAAAAAGATTGGAAATTGATTTTGCACCTGCAATGGTTGGGTTTGAGTTCCGGAATGGTAGGTCTGTACCTGTATTTGAGGGCATTGTGGTGTGTGCTGAATTCAAGGATGCAATTCTCGAGGTAAATGACTCTGTGCTTAGGTTCTTACAAGAAAAGTGGTTTACAAATGTCTTCCAGTTGTTTATAGTGGGATGCAGTATCTTGTATTGATCTAGTTTGACATTTGTTGCATCTGGACCATTCAGTTCTTACTGATTCTATCTTTTATGAAAGTTTGTCTGCATgagtttttgaaatattcagAGAGTTTTCTATGAAGCTGATTGTCTCCGCGAAGTTGCATTGGTGGATCAACTGctgatatatatatgtttttcacTTTCAGTGAACTCTGAAACTACACTATAGTTTTTTCAGATAATTTTTTGACCTTTTCTCAGGCatatgaagaagaagaagagagaagagTGGCCGAAGAAAAAAGGAGGAATGAAGCACAAGCTCTTTCCAGGTGGTATCAACTGCTGTCCTCCATTATCACCAGGCAAAGGTTGAACAACTGCTATGGAAATGGCACGTCACAGGAGGCCTCTGTTGGCATCCAAAAACCAGATGATACACTATCTGCTGAGGCAGGTTGTAAAGAGGATAGCAGGAAATCTGGTGGATGCCACCAGGATAAGTTGAAGGATAATCAGCCCACTAGTCCACAATCTGTACCCACAGAAGATCATGAACATGTCTTCTTGTTGGATGATGAGATGTTTGATGAAGAGAGTTCAACACGAACAAAGCGATGTAAATGTGGATTTTCAATCCAGTTTGAGGAATTGTAGATCATGTGTATGCTATTCTCGCTGTAACTTTTGCAGTGTAATCGTAATTTACATTGCCTGTAATATTACTAATGCTTGTATGGCAGGTTGGATGGCCTCGGTAGATTTAGAGGGCAACGTAAAAGGATATGTAACATTTGTACCAAGATATAAATAGCTTTTGCATCCCTCGGCCAGCCAACTTCTGTTTCATTTTCTGTCTTTCGAGCAAGGATGGGAAGCAGCCTTGGCACAAGCGGGGCATCCAAACCATTTGATTGCTCATGTTTACAGAATATGAAATGTAAAGAGAAGCTTAGCGAGAGATGGTCATGAGATACTCTCAAATcctcctctttttcctttctcctgCTAAGGTTTTGGAGTCTTCCTCTGAACCTTAAAAACGAAAAGTCTTGATAAAGCTAGCTCAGTCCAAAGTCCAAACTCTGAAAGAAAAGAGTAACAATCTCTTCTCTACTATTGAGTAACAACTAACAAGCAAAACAGCAAGGGATCCGATCTTCCCTTAGTCGATAAGAGGGACTTTTCCTCTCCGATTGATGCTGCCATAATTGTGTTTTCTTTGGATATTTTTTGGTTATCCAACCTACATTACTGCTGTTTGTGCTTCAACTTCATGGAGAATGATTTAGTACCTCTTCCCCCTTCCGAGGTTCTCACTCCATTCTTTTTAGTTCACTTATGAAGAATTTTAAAAAGCTTTAGTATTAATCCTTCGAATACTTAAAATACTTAAACCTCCTAATAACATCTTGAAGTTACGAAAATAAAAACATACAAGATCCTGCGACTGATAGGTCTTTAAAGATAATATACTACTACTAATTCACATTTCAGTACAACGTTTGTTGGTGAAGTAAAACATTAGAAGTACTTAGGTGTACCTTTTGTACAACCATTTTATATTTTGATTCCTTAAACATCACCTCAACAAGGTGAAAAAGTAGATTCACCGTGTTACTTTTAAGTCTACAAAATATTC
This window encodes:
- the LOC113698924 gene encoding DNA repair protein RAD4-like isoform X4, producing MLHLILLKRSPYVEQLLKKRWIELSELVHKVNLLCLLGRGRSFDSACNDPLIQASLLSLLPARLLKITEVPKLTAKALAPLFDWFHNNFHVRGPGSTEKPPHLALASTLEAQEGTAEEVAALSVALFRALNLTVRFVAILDVVSLKPEVDRPECNSQVTGKVGGGIFNSSTLMVSGSGHQSVSPPLTTPASDEKDDGCLTSAGGKSRVKARKVLENSFESKDMSGVNLKARMAEPSTSKCQDADSHACLAAKSDRPKRKGDLEFEMQLEMALSATAIENSKAIMNSDLVDVCGTNSKQFPPAKKMKVVGAEGSSVSPHGMSTAIGSRKVGAPLYWAEVYCSGENLTGKWVHVDAVNAIIDGEQKVEVAVAACRKSLRYVVAFAGNGAKDVTRRYCTRWYKIESQRINAIWWDAVLAPLKDLESRATGGVVHSHQEASTTEKIGTLEGADNQIKDCLPDSFLMNGKSKKENCEDYSVQKSVNNSFSATRSSLEDMELETRALTEPLPTNQQAYRNHQLYAIERWLNKYQILHPKGPILGFCSGHPVYPRTCVQTLHTKERWMREGLQVKADELPAKTLKRSPKQSKEQAGEDDEIGEGDHLALYGKWQTEPLCLPHAVGGIVPKVKMLSSGRGLIQSSYLNERGQVDVWSEKCLPPGTIHLRLPRVTLVAKRLEIDFAPAMVGFEFRNGRSVPVFEGIVVCAEFKDAILEAYEEEEERRVAEEKRRNEAQALSRWYQLLSSIITRQRLNNCYGNGTSQEASVGIQKPDDTLSAEAGCKEDSRKSGGCHQDKLKDNQPTSPQSVPTEDHEHVFLLDDEMFDEESSTRTKRCKCGFSIQFEEL